One genomic segment of Arachis duranensis cultivar V14167 chromosome 4, aradu.V14167.gnm2.J7QH, whole genome shotgun sequence includes these proteins:
- the LOC107485383 gene encoding protein FAR1-RELATED SEQUENCE 5-like, producing MNIDDNKNLKESIECNELCFGYDNSSDKEEEDLITNEGKFSESMEMSNYSYKIQEVEKKLNELSYDDMWGIEFDNVDQCCDFYRNYAEVHDFVARLDEKGQDFSGNLNMRQMNLSYNGVYGGTKRRSKQDGSHKKDLYNHFDRSRRAKIKDGDAHAALSYLISKADEDSLLQGKFTLKDGKLDNLVSADGSSITDYQCFGDVLTFDATYQKNKYNRPLVVFSRTNHHGQTCIFGCGLLSDEKRETYVLVLNTFIEIIGNKQPIAVVTDGDLAMREAIKEVLLNAAHRLCTWHLYRNACEAIKNSKFLDGLKHLMYENFFPEEFERRWHNLISEYELSENEWLQKTYRIKEMWAFSYLNDKFFGGIRTTSQCEGSHSLIKNYISKKCYLLELIHNFNEALTQYRTNELLSDFKSLFTTPVLTTCLQDIEKQAADIFTRSMFKEVRCEIEEAGKLNVVTHSVSNNEVKVRINKYRQPGRECEVQYDKVTKKFACDCRLFESRGIRCCHIFCTMRHDHIDIIPDTLVCTRWTKNTKKDCVCSVTSAETDSENIAGIRYGALVTLCFTLCESASKNRDDFMEIRDDIFGLIQKLKKRRDPDSNVLSNACMVGDPTVVKTKGVLRQNRWAIKSRKCSHCIRRGHTIRRCPELYSRDVLHTGHHQSSDELNDEKSYFEEEINYQSNDESNV from the exons ATGAACATCGATGACAATAAGAATTTAAAGGAGTCTATCGAATGTAATGAGCTGTGTTTTGGGTATGATAATAGTTCTGACAAGGAGGAGGAAGATCTTATCACCAATGAGGGTAAATTTAGTGAATCCATGGAGATGTCGAATTATAGCTATAAAATTCAAGAAGTTGAGAAGAAGTTAAACGAATTAAGCTATGATGACATGTGGGGTATTGAGTTTGACAACGTTGATCAATGTTGtgatttttatagaaattatgCTGAAGTGCACGATTTTGTTGCGAGACTTGACGAAAAAGGACAAGATTTCAGTGGAAACCTTAATATGCGACAGATG AACTTGTCATATAATGGGGTTTATGGTGGCACAAAAAGGAGGTCCAAACAGGACGGTAGTCACAAAAAAGATTTATACAATCATTTTGACAGATCGAGGCGTGCAAAGATAAAAGATGGTGATGCACATGCAGCATTGAGTTACCTAATTTCTAAGGCAGACGAAGATTCACTATTGCAAGGAAAGTTTACTTTGAAGGATGGTAAGCTTGATAATTTAGTGTCGGCCGATGGATCTAGCATCACTGATTACCAATGTTTTGGTGATGTGTTAACCTTCGACGCGACATACCAGAAAAATAAGTATAATAGGCCGTTGGTTGTCTTCTCAAGAACAAATCATCATGGACAAACATGCATTTTTGGTTGTGGATTATTATCCGATGAGAAGCGGGAAACCTATGTTTTGGTGTTGAATACGTTCATAGAGATAATAGGTAATAAACAACCTATAGCTGTGGTGACAGATGGAGATCTTGCAATGAGGGAGGCAATAAAAGAAGTTCTTCTAAACGCTGCACACCGTCTTTGTACATGGCATCTCTACCGTAATGCCTGTGAAGCTATaaagaattcaaaattcttagatGGGTTAAAGCACCTAAtgtatgaaaatttttttcctgAAGAGTTTGAGAGAAGATGGCATAACTTGATATCTGAGTACGAGCTTTCTGAGAATGAATGGTTGCAAAAGACATACAGGATCAAAGAAATGTGGGCTTTCTCATatttaaatgataaatttttcGGTGGAATCAGGACTACGTCACAATGCGAAGGTAGCCACTCCTTGATAAAGAATTACATTAGTAAAAAGTGCTACCTTTTGGAATTGATACACAACTTTAATGAAGCATTGACGCAGTATCGGACAAATGAACTCTTATCTGATTTTAAATCATTGTTTACAACTCCTGTGTTGACCACGTGTCTTCAAGACATTGAGAAGCAAGCTGCCGATATTTTTACCAGAAGCATGTTTAAAGAGGTTCGGTGTGAGATAGAAGAAGCTGGCAAATTAAATGTTGTTACACATTCAGTAAGCAACAATGAAGTTAAGGtgagaataaataaatataggCAACCCGGGAGGGAATGTGAAGTACAATATGATAAAGTCACTAAAAAATTTGCTTGTGATTGTCGTTTGTTTGAAAGTCGTGGCATTCGATGTTGTCATATTTTTTGTACTATGAGACATGACCACATCGATATCATTCCTGATACTCTTGTCTGCACGAGGTGGACTAAAAATACTAAGAAGGATTGTGTATGTTCAGTTACATCCGCAGAAACTGACTCTGAAAATATTGCTGGTATTAGATATGGTGCTCTAGTAACACTATGTTTCACATTATGTGAGTCGGCATCAAAGAACCGAGATGACTTCATGGAGATTAGAGATGACATTTTTGGACTAATCCAAAAACTTAAAAAGAGACGCGATCCTGACTCCAATGTTCTTTCTAATGCGTGTATGGTCGGTGACCCAACTGTTGTGAAGACAAAGGGAGTCCTTCGTCAAAATAGATGGGCAATAAAATCTCGTAAGTGTTCTCATTGTATACGTCGTGGTCATACGATTCGAAGGTGTCCAGAATTATACAGTAGAGACGTCCTACATACTGGTCATCACCAATCGAGTGATGAACTCAATGATGAAAag AGTTattttgaagaagaaataaattacCAAAGCAATGATGAGAGCAATGTTTAG